aaagccagctcccgccatacacagcaatatcagctccaaaatctgcatgcaaggtgtagaagtgtagtatgagtacaacttaccccatgtactcaataagtaacaaacctaaccttaggttgaaagtagtgacgagcttggacaatggTCAGAGTCCAATACCAACAGCCAAGaataactcgtaacaatataatgaaaacaatacaagtaatactcaaagatatgatgctcagctcgttcatagttacAGAAAATAGGCATATTTTCAGGTATTACAATAAAATCCAAATCATTCATCAAAATCACCAAAATGTGAGTATGtcagaaaactatgatttttcctaaaaacgttcaacaatagataagatgtttcattatcagatagcatgagaaagtatatctctatgcctccatgtcaatgtgtatgagaagtcatgaatgttgatggtaggctataatctcatattttagtcgcttatcacactctaatttactgcactttaattgagttggagctttaatcgctagtgttttatgccttgtaggagtgatgccgatctatgtagatgttgcAGAATGAATTCAAGATATtcgggagctttgaagtctgagtaaaatcccaggGATCAAGTCGGGATCATGTTAGGGGATCAACGGAAAATAGTGGAacaaaacgaagaatcgagcaggcatattgcgcagtgtccagtaaaatgcacataacgttTCGCTCGGAAATTCGTTTGGGCTacacaatatattgttggaaagctatttaaaagggctacaacATTTACGTTTTATGTTTTCCGAAATTCCAAAAAGAACGCCATCCACGTTCGTGGCCGTGCACTAGGCGCGCATTGGGCGCTCATATGAGGTAGAACAGGGTGAAAAGTGCGCGGTCAAGTGTGCGAGCACATTTCCAGGTGCGCGGCTGCGCACGTCCAACTTCGAAAAAGTGTCCTATTTTGCGTAGGAGAAGGTGCATTTGTTTGGGGCCGACCccacttggtatatatacatggaaaatggtattttgaggacttttgacataatttagacctaaggaagctaaggagaagagggagaagcaagagcacaaggatttcaccattcatccttaCTTAAGccaagggtttggatgttttatgttttcctttgacttaaacttaattatgatgaatttctccatatccatggagtaattcttccttaggggttgatggatttggtattttgagaattgtttgtggatattaactctagttttatgcattgaagcattttgttgtttttattattgcatatatattcacttgtttatgtaatcaaaagaggcataatttgtgatgttttgcattatcttattggttgaattcattgattcttgttagtaatcgaaaTTGGCTAGTTGaaatgtttagacctagttaggaggataatcaaaagaggttctcctaaggatcaatccaatacgaattcttgcatatctttaccaagcttaacttagttcatatagtaaggttgagacttaatcgagagaggactttctactgaatgtttgaacataatagagtgaattcgagagactcacttgaaccatagaagtgaagtaaTTAGAGTTAGTTCtcaaacaagtatcttacacctatccaataaacccatattttctccctttgatataTTCTTACTTACTcttgttgtgattgtcattagccaatagtttagatttttagtaaattttagttttaaatcacacaactctaaattgttgatcatcttggatagcaattaaaactagaagctacgaaaatactttttaaatccaatccctatggatacaatattttctatactatatttgactagtagcataattttgtgttgtgtttttagcttgttaaattttggcgccgttgccacagattggcaatcaatagtgttggaAATAGTTTTTAGTGCTAAtttaagaatttttctttttattttgtttttctctttttacatTTTGTATTCCTTGACTGTGCGCaggctacaggttagattggtgcatgatcCGATCTTCTGGGAAGGAATTTCTACCATACGAGCCGTAAATGTAAAAGCAGCTACGACAGCTGAGGAAAGAAAGAAATCTCCCTGTGAATacagagaaggttgggcaatcctcaaccaaagaagttATGGAGGGAGATGAGGATAATTTTGATTTGgttgcaagagaggcagcccagcAAAGAGAAAAAGCTGCACCAGATGCGGAGGAGACAGCTCTTCAAAATGAACAACTTGTCTATGAGGAGGAGAGGGCTCCAAGAATTGAATATAATCGACTTGTGGGTGCAAACCAATTCAGAAATATAGCTCCCGGTGCCGaaagaccacttggtgattatgctagaccggtctacaaccaaggcttatcgagTATGAGACCACCTCCCGTTGCAGCTAATAATTTTGAGTTAAAGCAGTGGTTACTTCAAACCCTCCAAAACAGTTGCGTCtttagaggaaagatgaacgaagatccgaACAATCATCTGatagacttcgaggagattatgaacaccttccaatataatggtgtgtcacaagatgcagtctacttaagggcattccccttcactctcAAAGACGATGCAAAGCACTGTCTTCGAAGCTTGCCTAATGGATCTATTAGAACATGGGACCGTTTAGAAGGGAAATCCACAACTTCTGTCAGAATGAGACTGAAACGGTGTTTGAAGCTTTGGAGAGGTTCAAAGAAATAGTGTGTAAGTGTCAGCATAGTGGAatagaactctggatgcaactccaggatttttgggatggattgacaccaacTTCACATAGAACACTGAGCAACGCAGCTAGAGGTCCGTTGATGCAAAAGACTCCAGATGAGATAGTTACTTTTCTAGATGAGTTGTCTtaggatgcaaatcagtggccctctaaagttgctgaaagaagaagaccgactggtgttcaccaagttgacgcTAACATatctgtgcaggtacagcttGATTCCATGGCAAATGAAATGAGGAAGCTAACTTTAGCTTCAATACATAGTGAGCCTCCTACAGCATGTGACATATATAGAATAGGATACCCTACTCATAAGTGTCAAGCCTCGATCGAGGAAGTTAATGTTGTTGGTAATTACaactttaatgcaatgggtcagaagcacctcGGTTTTTCAAGGAGTTCACCCGGGGGTACAGCAACTGCATGGCAACAAAGCAACTACAGATTTTAAGGAGCTCCTGATTTTGTGAATCAACAGAGGCCGCAGTTTTAGCCTCAACAGCCAATTCAGTCTGGGTTAGAAGATCTGATGAAAtccttcattgtcaagacagatgagaggttaGATGCTCATagtgcagctatcaaagaacttgggacAGGTTTGCGTAACTTGGAGAGGCAAGTGGGACAAATTACAACTATATTATCTGAGAGAATACCAGGTACTCTTCCAGGTGATACTGAAAAGAATCCAAAACAAACGATAAATGATGTGACCTTAAGAAGCggacaagtgttgaaagatcccactccagTTAAAAACGAAGCTACGCCTGAAAAAGAAAGTAGGAAGGAGCTGAAAATTGAAGATGATGATAAAAAGAttgagaagaagaaaggcaagaatggagctgagaaaaagaaaaaaaaggaaacttCAAGAAAGGAGGAATCCAATGAAGAGAGCAAGCACATGCatgctttaccttttccccaaaatctCTATAGAGGAAAGCTGgataagcagtttgagagatttctagatatgctgagatgggttaatgtaaattttccattcacggaagttctctcacaaatgccagcttaaGCAAAGTTCTTGaaagagatccttacaaagaagaggaagatataactgacctcagtggtcaaacttacagagcattgcagtgcaatactgcaaaacaaactcccacaaaagtgtggagatccagggagttttacgataccttgctctttaggcactcttaactttgataaatctttatgtggctctggtgcctcaattaatctaatgccattgtctatttacaggaaactggagaaggagattggagagatatggtcggtgccaatatctttgcagatggcagaccaaacgactataacacccgaggggatagtagaagatgttttggtatgggtggataggttcgtatttcctgtagatttcatagtggtgaatatggagaacaaggaggtccccctcatcctaggaagaccattttcAGCAGTGGGTAGAGCTATACtagatatacatgatagaaaactcatgcttagaatGGGTGAGGAGATGGTGACTATTAAGATGAATGTAGCAACTGGAGTGAAAcaggagaagccagctgcaagtgttgagtggaagctAAAGAGTTTGAAAGATAAGGTCCCAGTGATTGAGAAAGACAAGTGCAGGGGTGTACCCCAATAAGGCTAAGAAGAAGTTGTCtgcgtggatgtgtgcactagttcgggcgagaagaatggagcccgacttcgactcagaccccgactgaaaattcagggaagtttcctttaccttatactttttaattgtgtgtcatggggacatgccacaacttaaagtgtttggtagggggatatttgtatgttttatgtatatgtattttagtttttgttaattttagtagttaaagatagaaaaaattgaaaaaaaaatttaaatttttttatttttctcgacgatggatatcattcgatggGTTTCTTCAGGGaattaagtcgaaagaaaaagacaaaaagattttctttttgtagttagtgtattaattcccccttgatttttctttatgccgtggttctttttcaagggttttgtttgaaccgggtgtagttagatttttgtttttagaaataggaaaaccttgtgctatgatttgaaatggaagcaatatctcttgacttgatCATGCCTTGTGAATAGTGAGTGATTTGGTTGTATGAGTGCCTTAAATTGTATGTTCTttactttgcttaactgctttgactagcgTTTCTTGATTATCCAATATTGAgtaagttatgtgccatgtgtgtgtgggGTTTGGTCTATTGTgttcattgcatttgatgtctagaacttgcctcgtgtgtttgcaaagcgaaatagtagttttgttcagtcttggaagtgatataggcatttctttattgagccagctatatagtttacccactaacttgttatgtatcgtagttaaccccgttgagcctgtaatcatgtttctttggcaatcacattacaatccttacccatttgtttgaattgatcatttatttgaaccatttacctctcttgagcactagaaattgtatgaactttgaaaaagttaaagtttggggtggttggtttggcttttgagtggaactaatgaaataaagaGGAGGTGCATTGTTtttaaaaagtaagagccacttgaattaaaaaataaaaataaaaatttatgtagttgtatgattatgaaaaatgatctttgataagtggtaactcttgatgtaaatGTGCTTAAAGAAGAAAGGAGTTAATgcatattgatgtgaaggtggagtatgagtttgacataagtgtggggtgttgaatataattgtatgtattaaagtacttagggaggtgtagtcactcttatatctaaatgtatcctacccgtcccgcaacctacattacaaccaattaaagtcctacttgattcttgacttaaTGAGCTTGAAGTAGTAGAGTAATACACCACATGCAAGCTTATAGTTCATCTTCTGCGgtatatgaatgttgtttctgagagtgaatGAATTTGTTCTATCTTTAGTTCCTGATTGTTCTAAATTTGTATGGTGTG
This region of Nicotiana tomentosiformis chromosome 4, ASM39032v3, whole genome shotgun sequence genomic DNA includes:
- the LOC138909847 gene encoding UPF0329 protein ECU05_1680/ECU11_0050-like; this encodes MKSFIVKTDERLDAHSAAIKELGTGLRNLERQVGQITTILSERIPGTLPGDTEKNPKQTINDVTLRSGQVLKDPTPVKNEATPEKESRKELKIEDDDKKIEKKKGKNGAEKKKKKETSRKEESNEESKHMHALPFPQNLYRGKLDKQFERFLDMLRWVNVNFPFTEVLSQMPA